Proteins encoded in a region of the Sphingomonas sp. HMP9 genome:
- the msrA gene encoding peptide-methionine (S)-S-oxide reductase MsrA: protein MKKPLIATLVAVGIAGAILSTGAAQGARAVVIPAVKTDLPPAPGIQTLVLAGGCFWTMEAVFEHVKGVKAVTTGYAGGTKATATYDQVSAETTRHAEAIRIAYDPRVVSYGTLLRVYFSIAHDPTTLNRQGPDSGTSYRSAIFPQSPAQAKVARAYIAQLGATRAFSGPIVTKLETGAFYPAEAYHQNFYDRNPTHPYVVTWDKPKVGAFRVAFPTISN from the coding sequence ATGAAAAAGCCGCTCATCGCCACGCTCGTCGCCGTCGGTATCGCCGGTGCGATCCTGTCTACTGGTGCCGCGCAGGGCGCCCGCGCCGTCGTCATCCCCGCCGTCAAGACAGACCTGCCGCCCGCGCCCGGTATCCAGACCCTGGTGCTCGCCGGCGGCTGTTTCTGGACGATGGAGGCGGTGTTCGAGCATGTGAAGGGCGTGAAGGCCGTCACGACCGGCTATGCGGGCGGCACCAAGGCCACCGCGACCTATGATCAGGTCTCTGCCGAGACGACTCGTCATGCCGAAGCGATCCGGATCGCCTATGATCCCCGCGTGGTGAGTTATGGCACGCTGCTCCGCGTCTATTTCTCGATCGCGCATGACCCGACGACGCTGAACCGTCAGGGCCCCGACAGCGGCACCAGCTATCGCTCGGCGATCTTCCCGCAGTCGCCCGCGCAGGCCAAGGTCGCGCGCGCGTACATCGCACAGCTGGGGGCGACGCGCGCTTTCTCGGGCCCGATCGTGACGAAGCTTGAGACCGGCGCCTTCTATCCGGCCGAGGCGTATCACCAGAATTTCTACGACCGGAACCCGACGCATCCGTATGTCGTGACGTGGGACAAGCCGAAGGTCGGCGCATTCCGCGTGGCGTTTCCGACGATTTCGAACTGA
- a CDS encoding ligase-associated DNA damage response DEXH box helicase, whose translation MREQAVSDLPLPLENWFATRGWRPRRHQREMLAEGRAGHHALLVAATGAGKTLAGFLPTLAELIEAPTAGLHTLYVSPLKALAVDVQRNLLTPIDEMGLDIRVETRTGDTPSDRKARQRIKPPQILLTTPESLSLLLSYPDSITMFDTLRTIVVDEVHAFATGKRGDLLSLCMARLQKISPGMRRVALSATVADADGYRAWLAPDGDIDQVAMVRGEPGADPNIAILLPEGRVPWSGHSGRYAAAQVMAEIEAHETSIVFCNTRSLAELIFQDLWKVNAGNLPIGVHHGSLAKEARRKVENAMAEGKLRALVATSSLDLGVDWGNVDCVIQMGAPKGSSRLLQRIGRANHRLDESSEAIVVPGNRFEYLEARAALDAVEAGELDSDIFRVGALDVLAQHVMACACAAPFREADLLDEIRSALPYSALPTETFERVLHFISDGGYSLKAYDRFKRLTKDADGTWRVSHPKFIGQHRLNAGIIVEATMLNVRFGNGRVLGRVEEAFAAQLSHGDTFFFAGLSLEVMKIDLEDLVVRATSKPARIPTYGGSRMPLSTNLADRVRGFLAHPGDWARFPDDVREWLEMQAYRSVMPEPGQLLVETFPREGRHYMVAYSFEGWNAHQSLGMLITRRMETQGLKPLGFVANDYALAVFGLEKITDPAALFSADILEHEFVEWVQQSHLLKRAFREVAVIGGLVERQHPGKRKTGKQVTFSTDLIYDVLRKYEPTHLLLEAAWADARARMTDVGRLASLLDRAAATMVHVDLERVTPLAVPVLTLIGREKVATSSSDDALLIEAEAMIADAMRRD comes from the coding sequence ATGCGTGAACAGGCCGTGAGCGACCTTCCCCTCCCCTTGGAAAACTGGTTCGCGACGCGGGGATGGCGTCCGCGGCGGCATCAGCGCGAGATGCTGGCGGAAGGCCGTGCGGGGCATCACGCGCTGCTGGTGGCGGCGACGGGCGCGGGCAAGACGCTCGCGGGGTTCCTGCCGACGCTCGCCGAGCTGATCGAGGCGCCCACCGCGGGGCTGCACACGCTCTACGTCTCGCCGTTGAAGGCGCTGGCGGTCGACGTGCAGCGCAACCTGCTGACACCGATCGACGAGATGGGGCTCGACATCCGCGTCGAGACTCGCACCGGCGACACCCCCTCGGACCGCAAGGCGCGGCAACGGATCAAGCCGCCGCAGATCCTGCTCACGACCCCTGAGTCGTTGTCGCTGCTGCTGAGCTATCCAGACAGCATCACGATGTTCGACACGCTCCGCACGATCGTCGTCGACGAGGTCCATGCGTTCGCGACCGGCAAGCGCGGCGATCTGCTGTCGCTGTGCATGGCCAGGTTGCAGAAAATCTCGCCGGGGATGCGCCGCGTCGCGCTGTCGGCGACGGTCGCGGATGCCGACGGCTATCGCGCTTGGCTCGCCCCCGACGGCGATATCGACCAGGTCGCGATGGTGCGCGGCGAGCCCGGCGCGGATCCGAACATAGCGATCCTGCTGCCCGAGGGGCGCGTGCCGTGGTCGGGGCATTCGGGCCGCTATGCCGCCGCGCAGGTGATGGCGGAGATCGAGGCGCACGAGACCTCGATCGTGTTCTGCAACACGCGGAGTCTTGCCGAGCTGATCTTTCAGGATCTGTGGAAGGTGAATGCCGGCAATCTGCCGATCGGCGTGCATCACGGGAGTCTTGCCAAGGAGGCACGGCGCAAGGTCGAGAACGCGATGGCCGAGGGCAAGCTGCGCGCGCTGGTCGCGACGTCGAGCCTCGACCTCGGCGTCGACTGGGGCAATGTCGATTGCGTGATCCAGATGGGCGCGCCGAAGGGATCGTCGCGGCTGTTGCAGCGGATCGGACGCGCCAATCACCGGCTCGACGAATCGTCCGAGGCGATCGTCGTGCCGGGCAACCGCTTCGAATATCTCGAGGCACGCGCGGCGCTCGACGCGGTCGAGGCGGGCGAACTCGATTCGGATATCTTCCGGGTGGGCGCGCTCGACGTGCTGGCGCAGCATGTGATGGCGTGCGCCTGCGCGGCGCCGTTCCGCGAGGCCGACCTGCTCGACGAGATCCGCTCCGCGCTCCCCTATTCCGCGCTGCCGACCGAGACGTTCGAGCGCGTGCTGCACTTCATCAGCGACGGCGGCTATTCGCTGAAGGCCTATGACCGGTTCAAGCGGCTGACCAAGGACGCGGATGGCACGTGGCGGGTCAGCCACCCCAAATTCATCGGCCAGCACCGGCTGAACGCGGGGATCATCGTCGAGGCGACGATGCTGAACGTGCGGTTCGGCAATGGCCGCGTGCTGGGTCGTGTCGAGGAGGCGTTCGCAGCCCAGCTGAGCCACGGCGACACGTTCTTCTTCGCGGGGCTCAGCCTCGAGGTGATGAAGATTGACCTCGAGGATCTGGTGGTGCGCGCGACGTCGAAGCCGGCGCGGATCCCGACTTATGGCGGCAGCCGGATGCCGCTGTCGACCAACCTGGCCGACCGGGTCCGCGGGTTCCTCGCGCATCCCGGCGACTGGGCGCGGTTTCCCGACGACGTGCGCGAATGGCTGGAGATGCAGGCGTATCGATCGGTGATGCCCGAGCCCGGTCAGTTGCTGGTCGAAACGTTCCCGCGCGAGGGGCGGCATTACATGGTCGCGTATAGCTTCGAGGGGTGGAACGCGCATCAGTCGCTCGGCATGCTGATCACGCGGCGGATGGAGACGCAGGGGCTCAAACCACTCGGCTTCGTCGCCAATGATTACGCGCTGGCGGTGTTTGGGCTGGAGAAGATCACGGATCCGGCGGCTTTGTTCTCGGCGGATATTCTCGAGCATGAATTCGTCGAATGGGTGCAGCAATCGCACCTGCTCAAGCGCGCGTTCCGCGAGGTGGCGGTGATCGGCGGGCTGGTAGAGCGGCAACATCCGGGCAAGCGCAAGACCGGCAAGCAGGTGACGTTCTCGACCGACCTGATCTACGATGTGCTGCGCAAATATGAGCCGACGCATCTGTTGCTGGAGGCGGCGTGGGCGGATGCGCGCGCGCGGATGACCGATGTCGGGCGGCTGGCGTCGCTGCTCGACCGCGCGGCGGCGACGATGGTGCATGTCGATCTCGAGCGCGTGACGCCGTTGGCAGTGCCGGTGCTGACGCTGATCGGGCGCGAGAAGGTGGCGACGAGCAGTTCGGACGACGCGCTGCTGATCGAGGCGGAGGCGATGATCGCGGATGCTATGCGGCGGGATTGA
- a CDS encoding aspartyl protease family protein, translated as MRRWLGPLLFVITGQASAQDAVLTRQNAALAPAAASAADPDATLLFGDDQTRMTVPVTIAGAGPFPFVVDTGAQRTVIARELAATLGLAPGRTVRVTGMTGSEQVPTVVIPSLKVGVIGSAPIEAPAISAIYLGARGLLGIDTLQAHAVGIDFDTNTMTVTPSRKRRTSDRPAADEIVIRARSLFGQLVVTDAYCNGVRIRVILDTGTSVSMGNAALRRKVMRKMVRSQPVSLTGVTGETVVADYTTIDRVTIGSLTISDLPIAFTAVDAPPFRLFGLADRPAVLLGMDVLQLFRRVDIDFANREVRLALPRGTRARR; from the coding sequence ATGCGCAGGTGGCTGGGCCCATTGTTGTTCGTGATCACCGGCCAGGCGAGCGCCCAGGACGCCGTACTCACGCGCCAAAATGCTGCACTAGCACCGGCTGCAGCATCTGCAGCAGACCCCGATGCGACGTTGCTGTTCGGCGACGACCAGACGCGGATGACGGTGCCGGTGACGATCGCCGGCGCGGGGCCCTTTCCGTTCGTCGTCGACACGGGGGCGCAGCGGACCGTCATCGCGCGCGAGCTGGCCGCGACGCTCGGTCTGGCCCCAGGCCGTACGGTGCGCGTGACGGGGATGACAGGATCGGAGCAAGTCCCCACCGTCGTCATTCCCTCGCTCAAGGTCGGCGTGATCGGCAGTGCTCCGATCGAGGCGCCGGCAATCAGCGCAATCTATCTCGGTGCGCGCGGACTGCTCGGGATCGATACGTTGCAGGCACACGCGGTAGGGATCGATTTTGACACCAACACGATGACCGTCACGCCCTCTCGCAAACGCCGGACCAGCGATCGTCCGGCGGCCGACGAGATCGTCATCCGCGCGCGAAGCCTGTTCGGGCAGTTGGTCGTCACCGATGCCTATTGCAACGGTGTCCGCATTCGCGTGATCCTCGATACGGGAACGTCGGTCAGCATGGGCAACGCAGCGCTTCGCCGAAAGGTGATGCGCAAGATGGTCCGCTCGCAACCGGTGTCGCTGACCGGCGTCACCGGGGAGACCGTGGTGGCGGACTATACGACGATCGACCGTGTCACGATCGGAAGCCTGACGATAAGTGACCTGCCGATCGCTTTCACGGCGGTCGACGCGCCGCCGTTCCGCCTGTTCGGCCTCGCCGACCGACCGGCGGTGCTGCTCGGGATGGACGTGCTGCAGCTGTTCCGCCGCGTCGACATCGACTTTGCCAACCGCGAGGTACGGCTGGCGTTGCCACGCGGCACGCGCGCGCGCCGTTGA
- the pdeM gene encoding ligase-associated DNA damage response endonuclease PdeM has translation MVPFSFGGHALLALAQGALFWPERHALLVADLHFEKASWFARSGQMLPPYDSIATLADLTALVAATGAREVWCLGDSFHDSDGCERLPPRAQAMLQAMTQATRWTWITGNHDPAILDRCGGTVVDEVVVDGLVLRHEADRAETRPELSGHFHPKLRLRVRGKSVARRCFVATATKLILPAFGSLTGGLDVDHPEIVRAVGAGAEAMVPVADRMLRFPVAA, from the coding sequence ATGGTTCCCTTTTCGTTCGGCGGACATGCGCTTCTGGCGTTGGCGCAAGGCGCGCTGTTCTGGCCGGAGCGTCACGCGCTGCTGGTCGCCGACCTGCATTTCGAGAAGGCGAGCTGGTTCGCGCGGTCGGGCCAGATGCTGCCCCCCTATGATTCGATCGCGACGCTGGCCGATCTGACCGCGCTGGTCGCGGCGACCGGCGCGCGCGAAGTCTGGTGCCTGGGCGACAGCTTCCACGACAGCGACGGGTGCGAGCGCCTGCCGCCGCGCGCGCAGGCGATGCTGCAGGCGATGACGCAGGCCACGCGCTGGACTTGGATCACGGGCAATCACGATCCGGCGATCCTGGACCGGTGCGGCGGGACCGTGGTGGACGAGGTCGTCGTCGACGGGCTGGTGCTGCGCCACGAAGCGGACCGCGCGGAGACCCGGCCCGAATTGTCGGGGCATTTCCACCCGAAGCTGCGGTTGCGCGTGCGCGGCAAATCGGTGGCGCGGCGGTGTTTCGTAGCGACCGCGACGAAGCTGATCCTGCCGGCGTTTGGATCGCTGACCGGGGGGCTGGATGTTGACCATCCCGAGATCGTCCGTGCTGTCGGGGCGGGTGCGGAGGCGATGGTGCCGGTGGCGGACCGGATGCTGCGCTTTCCAGTCGCGGCCTGA
- a CDS encoding potassium transporter Kup, producing MTSVAGTPQTAVVTDPTAEQSAPADLSAAHLHPHPALAALTVGAIGVVFGDIGTSPLYAFREALGQTSAGGIDPSEILGVLSLALWSLFLVVTVKYVIFLMRADNQGEGGVLALAALARRALGMRSRIAIVLGAAGASLFYGDAIITPALSVLSAMEGLRTIPSAAHIFNEGVVRALTIGILIALFMIQARGTAQVSKLFGPVCIVWFIAIGALGVWHIADEPSIVRVFLPTYGVSFLATHGITGLFVLGAVFLTVTGAEALTADMGHFGKLPIRIGWFFLVFPALALNYLGQGAFALSRLEDAAARGIPFVNQDWFFLMAPEPLRPALIILAGFATVIASQAVITGAFSLTQQAIQLGLLPRLRIRQTSAVFAGQIYLPAINWLLLIGVLVLVVQFKTSSAMAAAYGIAVTGTMVVTTLLAYIVVRQRWNWSRPLALVAILPFLTLDLIFFGANILRVIEGGWVPLVIAASIGLIIYTWVRGKKIVSAFEKRQSIPLSDLAAALEKRPPERVSGTAVFLTANPHATPGALLHNLKHNKVLHERNLIVSIRTADRPFVDEASRAKVERVDDNFSIVVLTYGFMESPDVPRDLGVGNKTEQLGLDPMRTSFFIGRNTLKPDAEKGMPPWQDRIFLFLQRNASDPTDFLKIPPGKVLELGEQVTV from the coding sequence ATGACGTCCGTAGCCGGAACACCCCAGACCGCAGTTGTGACCGATCCGACCGCCGAGCAATCGGCGCCGGCCGATCTGTCCGCGGCGCATCTGCATCCTCATCCGGCGCTGGCCGCGCTGACCGTCGGCGCGATCGGCGTCGTGTTCGGCGATATCGGCACCAGCCCGCTCTATGCGTTCCGCGAGGCGCTGGGCCAGACGTCGGCGGGCGGCATCGACCCGAGCGAGATCCTCGGCGTGCTGAGCCTCGCGCTCTGGTCGCTGTTCCTCGTCGTCACTGTCAAATACGTCATCTTCCTGATGCGCGCGGACAATCAGGGCGAGGGCGGCGTGCTGGCCCTCGCCGCGCTGGCCCGCCGCGCGCTCGGCATGCGGTCGCGGATCGCGATCGTGCTCGGCGCGGCGGGGGCGTCGCTGTTTTACGGCGATGCGATCATCACCCCGGCGCTGTCGGTGCTGTCGGCGATGGAGGGCCTGCGGACGATCCCCAGCGCAGCACACATCTTCAATGAAGGCGTGGTGCGCGCTTTGACGATCGGCATCCTGATCGCGCTGTTCATGATCCAGGCGCGCGGCACCGCGCAGGTGTCGAAGCTGTTCGGCCCGGTCTGCATCGTGTGGTTCATCGCGATCGGTGCGCTCGGCGTCTGGCACATCGCCGACGAACCTTCGATCGTCCGGGTGTTCCTGCCGACCTACGGCGTTTCGTTCCTTGCCACGCACGGGATCACCGGGCTGTTCGTGCTCGGCGCGGTGTTCCTGACCGTCACCGGTGCGGAAGCGCTGACCGCGGACATGGGCCATTTCGGCAAGCTGCCGATCCGCATCGGCTGGTTCTTCCTCGTCTTCCCCGCGCTAGCGCTCAACTATCTCGGGCAGGGGGCCTTCGCGCTGTCGCGGCTCGAAGACGCAGCGGCGCGCGGCATCCCCTTCGTCAATCAGGACTGGTTCTTCCTGATGGCGCCCGAACCGCTGCGCCCCGCGCTGATCATCCTCGCCGGGTTCGCGACCGTGATCGCCAGCCAGGCGGTCATCACCGGCGCGTTCAGCCTGACGCAGCAGGCGATCCAACTCGGCCTGTTGCCCCGCCTGCGCATCCGCCAGACGTCGGCGGTGTTCGCCGGCCAGATCTACCTCCCAGCGATCAACTGGCTGTTGCTGATCGGCGTGCTGGTGCTGGTGGTCCAGTTCAAGACGTCGTCGGCAATGGCCGCGGCGTACGGCATCGCGGTGACTGGCACGATGGTCGTCACCACGCTGCTCGCCTACATCGTCGTGCGGCAGCGCTGGAACTGGTCGCGCCCGCTCGCGCTCGTGGCGATCCTGCCGTTCCTGACGCTCGACCTGATCTTCTTCGGCGCGAACATTCTCCGCGTGATCGAGGGCGGCTGGGTGCCGCTCGTGATCGCCGCGTCGATCGGCCTCATCATCTACACCTGGGTCCGCGGCAAGAAGATCGTCAGCGCGTTCGAGAAGCGCCAGAGCATCCCGCTCAGCGACCTCGCCGCCGCGCTGGAGAAGCGCCCGCCCGAGCGCGTATCGGGGACCGCGGTGTTCCTGACCGCGAACCCGCATGCGACGCCGGGCGCGCTGCTGCACAACCTCAAGCACAACAAGGTGCTGCACGAGCGCAACCTGATCGTCAGCATCCGCACCGCCGACCGCCCGTTCGTCGACGAGGCGAGCCGCGCCAAGGTCGAGCGAGTCGACGACAATTTCTCGATCGTCGTGCTGACCTATGGCTTTATGGAATCTCCCGACGTGCCGCGCGATCTCGGCGTCGGCAACAAGACCGAACAGCTCGGGCTCGATCCGATGCGCACCTCGTTCTTCATCGGCCGCAATACGCTCAAGCCCGATGCGGAGAAGGGCATGCCGCCCTGGCAGGACCGGATCTTCCTGTTCCTGCAGCGCAATGCCAGCGACCCGACCGACTTCCTGAAGATCCCCCCCGGCAAGGTGCTCGAGCTAGGCGAACAGGTAACGGTGTAA
- a CDS encoding ligase-associated DNA damage response exonuclease — protein MAKLGDWLEPHPHGILVKPIDAWIDPSIPTAKALVTHGHADHARGGHEAVWATPETLAIMDARYGPQAGNPVAYGETIRMGEVDIGFVPAGHVLGSAQIVLDYRGERIVVSGDYKRRADPTCTPFEPIKCDVFITEATFGLPVFRHPNTGDEIDKLIAALHANPDRCVVVGAYALGKAQRVIAELRERGHDAPIYIHGALQRLCDLYADHGVRLGELLPVADAKKADMAGHVVMCPPGALNDRWSRRLPDPITAMASGWMRVRGRARQKNVELPLILSDHADWDELITTLTEIAPKEVWVTHGREDALVHWCMTRQIKARALALVGFEDEDD, from the coding sequence ATGGCAAAACTCGGCGACTGGCTCGAACCGCATCCGCACGGCATTCTCGTCAAGCCGATCGACGCATGGATCGACCCCTCGATCCCGACCGCGAAAGCGCTCGTTACGCACGGCCATGCCGATCACGCGCGCGGCGGTCACGAGGCGGTGTGGGCGACGCCCGAAACGCTTGCGATCATGGATGCGCGCTACGGTCCGCAAGCCGGCAACCCGGTCGCGTACGGCGAGACGATCCGGATGGGCGAGGTCGATATCGGCTTCGTGCCCGCCGGCCACGTGCTCGGCTCCGCACAGATCGTGCTCGACTACCGCGGCGAGCGGATCGTCGTCTCGGGCGATTACAAACGGCGCGCGGACCCGACCTGCACGCCGTTCGAACCCATCAAATGCGACGTGTTCATCACGGAGGCGACGTTCGGCCTGCCGGTCTTCCGCCACCCCAACACCGGCGACGAGATCGACAAGCTGATTGCTGCGCTCCACGCCAATCCGGATCGCTGCGTCGTCGTCGGTGCCTATGCGCTCGGCAAGGCGCAGCGCGTGATCGCCGAACTGCGCGAGCGCGGCCATGACGCGCCGATCTACATTCACGGCGCGCTCCAACGGCTATGCGACCTGTATGCCGATCACGGCGTGCGGCTCGGCGAACTCCTCCCCGTCGCCGATGCCAAGAAAGCGGACATGGCGGGCCACGTCGTGATGTGTCCGCCGGGTGCGCTCAACGATCGCTGGTCGCGGCGGCTGCCCGATCCGATCACCGCGATGGCAAGCGGCTGGATGCGGGTCCGGGGCCGTGCCCGCCAGAAGAACGTCGAGCTCCCGCTGATCCTCAGTGATCATGCCGACTGGGACGAACTCATCACCACGCTGACCGAGATCGCGCCCAAGGAAGTGTGGGTGACGCACGGCCGCGAGGACGCGCTGGTCCATTGGTGCATGACCCGCCAGATCAAAGCGCGCGCGCTCGCACTGGTCGGGTTCGAAGACGAGGACGACTAA
- a CDS encoding M20/M25/M40 family metallo-hydrolase, producing MRVTGWLLTAAILAMPISAQAQSRPDQKAFLGLYKELVETNTTLSTGSCTQAAAQIGARLKSAGYADADITYFSVPEHPKDGGLVAVLKGSDASVKPMLLLAHLDVVEAKREDWVRDPFKLIEERGYYYARGTVDDKAQAAIWSDAMIRFKTSGYKPKRTIKLALTCGEETTFAWNGAQYLAKSKPDLIAAEFALNEGGGGRLDDSGKRQLLAIQVGEKAAQNYTFLATNTGGHSSQPTPENAIYELADAVKAVQGYEFPVKFTDTTRAFFAASAKAMPGEMGTAITQLLANPEDKTADAIVSRDKAMHSTLRTTCVATLLNAGHAENALPQRATANINCRIFPGETVDGTLAKLKALAGAKVTVTANQPVRPTAIPPTLDPKIMGPVTTVAAKHFPGLPILPMMSTGATDGIFFEAINIPVYGVPGMFIDKDMGGIHGLNERIRVASLYDGRDYLFDLVKAFAG from the coding sequence ATGCGCGTGACGGGCTGGCTACTTACGGCGGCGATACTGGCCATGCCGATCTCCGCACAGGCGCAATCGCGGCCCGACCAGAAGGCGTTTCTTGGTCTCTACAAGGAACTGGTCGAGACCAACACGACGCTGTCGACGGGCAGCTGCACGCAGGCCGCGGCGCAGATCGGCGCGCGGTTGAAGAGCGCGGGCTATGCCGATGCCGACATCACCTATTTCTCGGTGCCCGAGCATCCCAAGGACGGCGGGCTGGTCGCGGTGCTCAAAGGATCGGACGCGAGCGTCAAGCCGATGCTGCTGCTTGCGCATCTCGACGTGGTCGAGGCCAAGCGCGAGGACTGGGTCCGCGATCCGTTCAAGCTGATCGAGGAACGCGGCTATTATTACGCGCGCGGCACCGTCGACGACAAGGCGCAGGCGGCGATCTGGTCCGACGCGATGATCCGCTTCAAGACGTCCGGGTACAAGCCCAAGCGCACGATCAAGCTGGCGCTGACGTGCGGCGAGGAAACGACCTTCGCATGGAACGGCGCGCAGTATCTGGCGAAATCGAAGCCCGACCTGATCGCGGCAGAGTTCGCGCTGAACGAAGGCGGCGGCGGCCGGCTCGACGATAGCGGCAAGCGCCAGTTGCTCGCGATCCAGGTGGGCGAGAAGGCCGCGCAGAACTACACGTTCCTTGCCACCAACACCGGCGGGCACAGCTCGCAACCGACGCCGGAGAACGCGATCTACGAACTCGCCGATGCGGTGAAGGCGGTGCAGGGCTATGAATTCCCGGTAAAGTTCACCGACACGACCAGGGCGTTCTTCGCGGCCAGCGCGAAGGCGATGCCGGGCGAAATGGGGACCGCGATCACGCAGCTGCTCGCCAATCCGGAGGACAAGACCGCGGACGCGATCGTCAGCCGTGACAAGGCGATGCATTCGACGCTGCGCACGACCTGCGTGGCGACGCTGCTGAACGCTGGGCACGCCGAGAATGCGCTGCCGCAGCGTGCGACCGCGAACATCAACTGCCGGATCTTTCCAGGCGAGACGGTCGACGGCACGCTCGCCAAGCTGAAGGCACTGGCCGGGGCGAAGGTGACGGTGACCGCGAACCAGCCAGTGCGCCCGACCGCGATCCCGCCGACGCTCGACCCGAAGATCATGGGGCCGGTGACGACGGTCGCGGCCAAGCACTTCCCCGGGCTGCCGATCCTGCCGATGATGTCGACCGGCGCGACCGACGGCATCTTCTTCGAAGCGATCAACATCCCCGTCTACGGCGTGCCGGGCATGTTCATCGACAAGGACATGGGCGGCATCCACGGACTCAACGAGCGGATCCGCGTCGCATCGCTCTATGACGGCCGCGATTACCTGTTCGATCTGGTGAAGGCGTTCGCGGGGTGA